A single Bifidobacterium scardovii JCM 12489 = DSM 13734 DNA region contains:
- the trhA gene encoding PAQR family membrane homeostasis protein TrhA: protein MSVSTSTPVTQQTALHRLPAQRIRGGKPHGAPARTPSTKLRPEPIPGAMEPAQAAQEAASTAINQAARSSNTANTADANNAALNRALARYKAAKARYRQAKSALKAAERRIVPVDAFGKRKPRLRGWLHLITLPLCIAASIVLICIAPAGPVKAACAMYGASAMLLFGNSALLHVVPWRSAKVTRVLCGIDYSNIFLIIAGTNTPVLFALSPAIRRPYLTVIWVTAAVGTILHIVWLQTPNWVFTTVYVVLGLAPVTLIPQLWAAPAVGPAPTVLIACGGAAYIAGAVCFALHKPNPIPGWFEFHEMFHLGTVIGYTCHVVAIYLIVCAL from the coding sequence ATGAGTGTTTCCACCAGCACGCCGGTTACACAACAAACCGCGCTTCACCGTCTGCCGGCGCAGCGCATCCGGGGAGGAAAACCGCACGGCGCTCCCGCGCGCACCCCGTCCACCAAACTCCGCCCGGAACCGATTCCCGGAGCGATGGAACCCGCACAAGCGGCGCAAGAAGCAGCTTCCACTGCAATAAACCAAGCTGCCCGTTCCTCCAACACCGCCAATACCGCCGACGCCAACAACGCCGCGCTCAATCGCGCGCTGGCCCGCTACAAGGCCGCGAAGGCCCGCTATCGCCAGGCGAAATCCGCATTGAAGGCGGCCGAACGCCGGATCGTCCCCGTCGATGCGTTCGGCAAACGCAAGCCGCGCCTGCGCGGATGGCTGCACCTCATCACGCTGCCGCTGTGCATCGCGGCGTCCATCGTGCTGATCTGCATCGCGCCGGCCGGCCCGGTCAAGGCGGCCTGCGCGATGTACGGCGCCTCGGCCATGCTGCTGTTCGGCAACAGCGCGCTGCTGCACGTCGTGCCGTGGCGCAGCGCGAAAGTGACCCGCGTGCTGTGCGGCATCGATTACTCGAACATCTTCCTCATCATCGCCGGCACCAACACGCCCGTGCTCTTCGCGCTCAGCCCGGCGATCCGCCGCCCGTATCTCACGGTGATCTGGGTGACCGCGGCGGTCGGAACGATACTGCACATCGTCTGGCTGCAAACCCCGAACTGGGTGTTCACCACCGTGTACGTCGTGCTTGGCCTGGCCCCGGTGACGCTTATCCCGCAGCTATGGGCGGCCCCCGCGGTGGGCCCGGCGCCGACCGTGCTCATCGCGTGCGGTGGCGCCGCGTATATCGCCGGAGCCGTATGCTTCGCACTGCACAAGCCGAATCCCATTCCCGGCTGGTTCGAGTTTCACGAGATGTTTCACTTGGGCACGGTCATCGGGTACACCTGCCACGTCGTGGCGATCTATCTGATTGTCTGCGCGCTGTAG
- a CDS encoding aminoglycoside 3'-phosphotransferase yields MKRTSVHRDPELFPKEVRRYVADGKLFDSSSSPQATVYYADIEGGYFLKTAHEGALRHEAVMTSYFHGKGLASAVLHYGQWNGCDWLLTARVPGEDCTAAQYLDNPERLATLLGERLHALHELPCADCPVSDLTTSYLTTAERNHGLGRHDLSFYTERYGHADVDDVYGIVKLQGSSLHADVLLHGDYCLPNVILDDWRFGGFVDLDCAGVGDRHVDVFWALWTLRFNLHTDAYGDRFLDAYGRDLIDEERLRTVAAVEVFG; encoded by the coding sequence ATGAAACGAACCTCAGTGCACCGTGATCCGGAGCTGTTCCCCAAAGAGGTCCGGCGCTATGTTGCGGATGGCAAGCTTTTCGACAGCAGTTCATCGCCTCAGGCCACCGTCTACTATGCGGACATCGAAGGCGGGTACTTTCTGAAAACCGCGCATGAGGGAGCGTTGCGGCACGAGGCAGTCATGACCTCGTATTTCCACGGCAAAGGGCTGGCCAGCGCCGTGCTGCATTACGGGCAGTGGAACGGGTGCGACTGGCTGCTGACGGCACGCGTCCCCGGCGAGGATTGCACGGCTGCGCAGTATCTGGACAACCCCGAGCGGCTCGCCACTTTGCTGGGCGAACGGCTGCACGCGCTGCATGAGCTGCCGTGCGCCGACTGCCCCGTATCGGATCTCACCACTTCGTACCTGACGACCGCGGAACGCAATCATGGACTTGGCCGGCATGATCTTTCGTTCTACACCGAACGGTATGGGCATGCGGATGTCGATGACGTCTATGGCATAGTGAAATTGCAGGGCTCAAGCTTGCATGCCGATGTGCTGTTGCACGGGGACTACTGTCTGCCGAACGTTATTCTGGACGATTGGAGATTCGGCGGATTCGTGGACTTGGATTGCGCCGGCGTCGGCGACCGGCACGTCGACGTGTTCTGGGCGTTGTGGACGTTGCGGTTCAACCTGCACACCGACGCATACGGAGACCGGTTCCTGGACGCCTATGGCCGTGATCTGATTGACGAGGAACGGCTGCGGACTGTCGCCGCCGTGGAGGTATTCGGATAG
- a CDS encoding phage major capsid protein, with protein sequence MGYMEQLAAEKKAMKALMAKAGPNGENLTEAERKELKERYEKAKKLQERVDLFKGVNDLNTDEVNTSSRNAATPGRLSLRSLATDIPRQAMSYSGKFGVKGLIQAGSTLVPVPIVNPGKPTPSYAGAEIPPRLVDYLPAVGREPVYDIIRETAVENSGSAAVVPVGKEKPVKKLNLVRDTQTLKVVAVLTDEIDRFVLEDATSIRQWLGTRLTLEVINTVENEILHGDGTATHLLGLDHVTGTQTQEWHNNIFDTIMLGINKLESIGVGVQVIALSSADWMEAQTRKDAEGHYYMGNVIDPTNRTMWGYQVAQVPGLAQGTGWVIGADSLAIGTDNMMRLEWDAATGFSRNAVRARVESRYALDVYKPHGLVKLNLTAPTTGK encoded by the coding sequence ATGGGATACATGGAACAGCTGGCCGCCGAGAAGAAGGCCATGAAGGCCCTCATGGCCAAGGCGGGCCCGAACGGCGAGAACCTCACCGAGGCCGAACGCAAGGAACTCAAGGAACGCTACGAGAAGGCCAAGAAGCTGCAAGAGCGCGTAGACCTGTTCAAGGGCGTCAACGACCTGAACACGGACGAAGTGAACACGTCCAGCCGAAACGCCGCCACGCCGGGCCGCCTCTCGCTGCGCAGCCTCGCCACCGACATCCCGCGTCAGGCCATGAGCTACAGCGGCAAGTTCGGCGTCAAGGGACTCATTCAGGCGGGCAGCACGCTCGTGCCCGTGCCCATCGTCAACCCCGGCAAGCCGACGCCCAGCTACGCGGGCGCGGAAATCCCGCCGCGACTCGTGGACTACCTGCCCGCCGTGGGACGCGAACCCGTGTACGACATCATCCGCGAAACCGCCGTGGAAAACTCGGGCAGCGCCGCCGTCGTGCCCGTGGGCAAGGAGAAGCCCGTCAAGAAGCTCAACCTCGTGCGCGACACCCAGACCCTCAAAGTGGTGGCGGTGCTCACCGACGAGATCGACCGCTTCGTGCTCGAGGACGCCACCAGCATCCGCCAGTGGCTCGGCACCCGCCTCACGCTGGAGGTCATCAACACCGTCGAGAACGAGATACTGCACGGCGACGGCACCGCCACACACCTGCTCGGCCTCGACCACGTGACCGGCACCCAGACGCAGGAATGGCACAACAACATCTTCGACACGATCATGCTCGGCATCAACAAGCTCGAAAGCATCGGCGTTGGAGTGCAGGTCATCGCACTGAGCAGCGCCGACTGGATGGAGGCCCAGACCCGCAAGGACGCCGAAGGCCACTACTACATGGGCAACGTCATCGACCCGACCAACCGCACCATGTGGGGCTATCAGGTGGCACAAGTGCCAGGACTGGCCCAAGGCACCGGCTGGGTCATCGGAGCCGACTCCCTCGCCATCGGCACCGACAACATGATGCGCCTCGAATGGGACGCCGCCACCGGCTTCAGCCGCAACGCGGTACGCGCCCGAGTCGAAAGCCGCTACGCGCTCGACGTGTACAAGCCCCACGGCCTAGTCAAGCTCAACCTCACCGCGCCCACCACCGGCAAGTAA
- a CDS encoding helix-turn-helix domain-containing protein: MSESKKRNVNAVEDTGRQVAANIKRLRGGMTYRELSDRLEEVGRPIAVLGLKRIESGERKVDVDDLMAFAIVFGVSPLTLLMPEYGSRAIATNVTGYPHKIGSNIAWLWALGSEPLEVPNDAMLHYGSPDTARAIAEYRSRAVPAVESRNTDPASYLPTELMDKYRDAMASARFDEVREKAENEIARIIREGNAEQGIASKE, translated from the coding sequence ATGAGTGAATCAAAAAAACGTAATGTTAATGCGGTTGAAGATACAGGCAGACAAGTTGCGGCGAATATTAAGCGCCTGCGCGGTGGGATGACGTATAGAGAGTTATCTGACCGATTGGAGGAAGTTGGAAGACCTATTGCGGTGCTAGGGCTGAAGCGTATTGAGTCTGGTGAACGCAAGGTGGATGTTGACGACCTCATGGCCTTTGCGATTGTGTTCGGTGTGAGCCCGCTAACGCTTCTCATGCCCGAATATGGCAGCAGGGCGATAGCTACGAACGTAACTGGGTATCCGCATAAAATCGGGTCGAATATAGCATGGCTGTGGGCGCTGGGTTCCGAACCGTTGGAGGTTCCCAACGATGCCATGTTGCATTACGGTTCGCCTGATACAGCAAGGGCCATAGCCGAGTATCGATCGCGTGCCGTCCCCGCTGTTGAAAGCCGTAATACCGACCCGGCAAGCTATCTCCCCACTGAGCTGATGGACAAATACCGAGACGCGATGGCCTCCGCTCGTTTTGACGAAGTCAGAGAGAAAGCCGAAAACGAGATTGCAAGAATAATTCGTGAAGGCAATGCCGAGCAGGGGATTGCAAGTAAGGAATAG
- a CDS encoding tyrosine-type recombinase/integrase, protein MVSYEKYVLKSGETRWRVHYRDPSHVTKEKSGFRRKIDAQDWAARNVTIAMNDGAYVDPQGGRALISKLGDEWVAAHESVWKPSHYHSIETAWRVHVKPKWGERQLSKITHSEVQDWVNELAKARSATVVIRAFGILKGIYDTAVKDGRIVRVPVVDIQLPKKSRKPRQYLTPGQLLALADASGAYRPLILVLGLCGLRWGEATALTVWDVDFKRNRLHVSKGVTKVGATFEQGTPKSNKARDVPMPQLVRDALREQVKGKKPTDLLFEGEHGGYVAPQSLGKNHRCWYKTAVETSGVPKLTCHDLRHTAASIAVHSGANVKAVQRMLGHSSAAMTLDTYADLFDDDLDELAARMDETMSKIA, encoded by the coding sequence ATGGTCTCCTATGAGAAGTACGTGCTGAAGTCCGGCGAGACCCGCTGGCGCGTCCACTACCGTGACCCCAGCCACGTGACCAAGGAAAAGAGCGGGTTCCGTCGCAAGATAGACGCTCAGGACTGGGCGGCGCGCAACGTGACCATAGCCATGAACGACGGCGCATATGTGGACCCGCAAGGCGGGCGCGCCCTCATATCCAAGCTCGGCGACGAATGGGTGGCCGCGCATGAGAGCGTGTGGAAGCCGTCGCACTATCACAGCATCGAAACCGCGTGGCGCGTCCATGTCAAGCCGAAATGGGGAGAACGGCAGCTATCCAAGATAACCCACTCCGAAGTACAGGACTGGGTGAACGAACTGGCGAAGGCACGATCTGCCACGGTGGTTATCCGAGCGTTCGGCATACTCAAGGGCATCTATGACACGGCGGTGAAGGACGGGCGCATAGTTCGTGTGCCGGTGGTGGATATCCAGTTGCCGAAGAAAAGCCGAAAGCCGCGCCAATACCTCACGCCGGGGCAACTGTTGGCCCTTGCGGATGCTAGCGGCGCATACAGGCCGCTGATACTCGTATTGGGCCTATGCGGACTGCGTTGGGGCGAGGCAACCGCGTTGACCGTGTGGGACGTGGATTTCAAGCGTAACCGGCTGCATGTCTCCAAGGGCGTCACCAAAGTGGGCGCGACCTTCGAGCAGGGCACGCCGAAAAGCAACAAGGCGAGGGACGTACCCATGCCGCAACTCGTCCGTGACGCGCTGCGCGAACAGGTCAAGGGCAAGAAGCCAACCGATCTGCTTTTTGAGGGCGAGCATGGTGGCTATGTCGCTCCCCAGTCGCTTGGCAAGAATCACCGCTGCTGGTACAAGACGGCGGTCGAGACAAGCGGCGTGCCCAAGCTGACGTGCCATGACCTACGCCACACAGCGGCCTCCATAGCCGTTCATAGCGGTGCGAACGTGAAGGCCGTGCAGAGGATGCTGGGGCATTCGTCGGCGGCTATGACGTTGGACACCTACGCCGACCTTTTCGATGATGATCTGGACGAACTGGCCGCAAGGATGGATGAAACCATGTCAAAAATCGCGTGA
- a CDS encoding transposase, translated as MISRGGRNAKVHVVSDSESTLVEIHLSPGNERDAAHGRRSMAALGAFMGARLPMDRAHEGDSTRLLAESFGLTPVVPPKRNRTAPWDYDRRAYKGRNMVERVFNRMKHYRKAATRYDRLDATFLANLQLALIAIQLKNTSKTK; from the coding sequence GTGATCTCCCGGGGAGGCAGGAACGCCAAAGTTCACGTGGTATCCGACAGCGAGTCGACGCTCGTCGAAATCCATTTGAGCCCGGGCAACGAGCGCGACGCGGCCCACGGGCGCCGCTCCATGGCCGCGCTCGGCGCGTTCATGGGAGCCAGGCTGCCCATGGACCGCGCCCACGAAGGGGATTCCACCCGTCTGCTGGCGGAGTCGTTCGGCCTGACGCCGGTCGTGCCGCCCAAGAGGAACCGCACGGCCCCATGGGATTACGACAGGCGGGCGTACAAGGGGCGGAACATGGTCGAACGCGTCTTCAACCGCATGAAGCACTACAGGAAGGCCGCCACCCGCTACGACAGGCTCGACGCCACCTTCCTCGCCAACCTCCAACTCGCCCTCATCGCCATCCAACTCAAAAACACCAGCAAAACCAAATAG
- a CDS encoding transposase, producing MRVAHLLPRQRGNVAVDNYTFVNALLWMCRTGAPWRDLPACYGKWITVYQRFNRWSGNGAIERLFTALQEERIIAVEVRVPALDSTSVKVHQHATGAPEKGGRSPS from the coding sequence ATGAGGGTCGCGCACCTGTTGCCGCGTCAGCGCGGCAACGTGGCGGTCGACAACTACACGTTCGTCAACGCGCTGCTGTGGATGTGCCGCACCGGCGCCCCGTGGAGGGATTTGCCCGCCTGTTACGGCAAGTGGATCACCGTCTATCAGCGGTTCAACCGCTGGTCCGGGAACGGCGCGATCGAGCGCCTGTTCACCGCCCTGCAGGAGGAGCGGATCATCGCCGTCGAGGTCCGGGTGCCCGCGTTGGACTCCACGAGCGTGAAGGTCCACCAGCACGCCACGGGCGCCCCGGAAAAAGGGGGCCGCAGTCCGTCGTGA
- a CDS encoding gamma-glutamyltransferase family protein, whose translation MVNCSTPQASAAGMQALLRGGNAFDAAVAAASALTVVEPTANGIGADAFCIAWSAKEHRLIGLNSSGPAPQGISIDRVIADGHAGNGHMPALGWTPVTVPGAPAAWAAINKRYGRLSLSEDLAPAVDYARNGYPANPNLAMWWDRATASYRRHNADGRFDEWFRVFTSNGRAPAAGDIVTLPEHAATLESIGASDARSFYEGDLARLIDKASREAGGYLRYDDLAAYRAQWGEPMRLDYRGWQVCEIPPNGQGIVALMALNILRNFDIPAKPDAATYHRQIEAIKIAFADAFDTVTDPDDSSVDYARYLAPEYGEEKVRLIGNTAKIRTTRTPSSSGTVYLCCADGEGNMVSYIQSNYMGFGSGIVVPGTGIALQNRGADFSLDPSRANALKPGKRTYHTIIPGFLMRDGRPVGPFGVMGGYMQPQGHVQVAMNTIDFHLDPQQALDAPRWRWDHRNAMRVEALRFDARIARELASRGHDTTMSLEPADFGRGQMIMRLDNGALVGGTESRTDSNIACW comes from the coding sequence ATGGTGAATTGCTCCACCCCGCAGGCCTCGGCGGCCGGCATGCAAGCGCTGCTGCGGGGAGGTAACGCCTTCGATGCCGCGGTGGCCGCCGCATCCGCGCTGACCGTGGTCGAACCGACGGCCAACGGCATCGGGGCGGATGCCTTCTGCATCGCGTGGAGCGCCAAGGAACACCGGCTGATCGGCCTGAATTCCAGCGGTCCGGCGCCGCAAGGCATATCCATCGACCGCGTGATCGCCGACGGGCATGCGGGCAACGGGCATATGCCCGCGCTCGGATGGACGCCGGTCACCGTGCCGGGAGCGCCGGCCGCATGGGCCGCGATCAACAAGCGCTATGGGCGGCTTTCGCTGTCCGAGGATCTCGCGCCGGCGGTGGACTACGCGCGCAACGGCTATCCGGCGAATCCGAATCTGGCGATGTGGTGGGATCGCGCCACCGCCAGCTACCGGCGCCACAACGCGGATGGCCGGTTCGACGAGTGGTTCCGGGTATTCACGAGCAATGGGCGAGCGCCCGCGGCCGGCGATATCGTCACGTTGCCCGAGCATGCGGCCACGCTGGAGAGCATCGGCGCGAGCGACGCCCGTTCATTCTACGAAGGCGATCTGGCCCGGCTCATCGACAAGGCCAGCCGGGAGGCGGGCGGATACCTGCGCTACGACGATCTTGCGGCGTACCGGGCGCAATGGGGCGAACCGATGCGGCTCGACTACCGCGGATGGCAGGTGTGCGAGATTCCGCCCAACGGGCAGGGCATCGTCGCACTTATGGCCTTGAACATCCTGCGCAACTTCGATATTCCGGCAAAGCCGGATGCCGCGACGTATCACCGGCAGATCGAGGCCATCAAGATCGCGTTCGCCGACGCCTTCGATACGGTCACCGACCCGGATGACTCCAGCGTCGACTACGCACGGTACCTCGCCCCCGAATACGGCGAGGAAAAGGTCCGTCTGATCGGGAACACGGCCAAAATCCGCACCACGCGAACGCCGTCCAGTTCCGGCACCGTGTACCTGTGCTGCGCGGACGGCGAAGGGAACATGGTGTCGTACATCCAGTCGAACTACATGGGCTTCGGCTCGGGCATCGTCGTGCCAGGCACCGGCATCGCCCTGCAGAATCGCGGAGCCGACTTTTCGCTCGACCCTTCGCGGGCGAACGCGCTGAAGCCCGGCAAACGCACGTATCACACGATCATCCCGGGATTCCTGATGCGCGATGGCCGACCGGTCGGCCCGTTCGGAGTGATGGGCGGATACATGCAGCCGCAGGGGCATGTGCAGGTCGCGATGAACACAATCGACTTCCATCTGGATCCGCAGCAGGCGCTCGATGCGCCGCGGTGGCGGTGGGACCATAGGAACGCGATGCGCGTGGAAGCGCTGCGCTTCGACGCGCGGATCGCCCGCGAGCTTGCCAGCCGCGGGCATGATACGACCATGAGCCTCGAACCGGCCGACTTCGGGCGAGGCCAGATGATCATGCGGCTCGACAATGGAGCTTTGGTCGGCGGCACGGAATCGCGCACCGACAGCAATATCGCGTGTTGGTAG
- the tgt gene encoding tRNA guanosine(34) transglycosylase Tgt yields the protein MTSLLDHPRGARPGQPGDRSAFSFETVTRLPNTADGLGRGGARYGRTGIIHTPHGDIRTPAFVPVATQAAMKAVLPETMRDLGAQCLLSNAFHLYERPGEDVLDAAGGLGRFMNWDGPTFTDSGGFQVLSLGAGFKKTLAMDVTGMKSDDVIAEGKERLAFVDEDGVTFKSPLNGSLHRFSAEISMGIQHKIGADIMFAFDELTTLMNTRSYQEQSVERTYRWAQRCVAEHRRLTEERVGKPYQALYGVVQGANYEDLRRHAAEQIASLDFDGVGIGGAIEKRIIGNTCAWICDAMPENRPRHVLGIAAVDDIFACVENGGDTFDCVAPARCGRNGAIFTRDGRYNVKRAEFKADFGPLEEGCDCYTCTHYSRSYVDHALRAREFNGFTLATIHNERFFVKLLDDIRDSIDGGYFDEFRDATLARFYANGSRG from the coding sequence ATGACAAGTCTTCTGGATCATCCCCGCGGGGCACGGCCCGGACAGCCCGGCGACCGCAGCGCATTCTCCTTCGAAACCGTCACCCGGCTGCCCAACACCGCCGACGGGCTGGGGCGAGGAGGCGCCCGATACGGCCGCACCGGCATCATTCACACGCCGCACGGCGACATCCGCACGCCGGCGTTCGTGCCGGTCGCCACGCAGGCGGCGATGAAGGCGGTGCTGCCGGAAACGATGCGCGATCTCGGCGCGCAGTGCCTGCTGTCGAACGCCTTCCACCTGTACGAGCGCCCCGGCGAGGACGTGCTCGACGCGGCCGGCGGGCTGGGCCGGTTCATGAACTGGGATGGCCCGACCTTCACCGATTCCGGCGGCTTCCAGGTGCTCTCGCTCGGAGCCGGATTCAAAAAGACGCTGGCGATGGACGTGACCGGCATGAAATCCGATGACGTGATCGCCGAAGGCAAGGAGCGCCTCGCCTTCGTGGACGAGGACGGCGTGACGTTCAAATCGCCGCTCAACGGGTCGCTGCACCGTTTTTCAGCCGAAATCTCGATGGGCATCCAGCATAAGATCGGCGCGGACATCATGTTCGCGTTCGACGAGCTGACCACGCTGATGAATACGCGCTCGTATCAGGAGCAGTCGGTGGAGCGCACGTATCGCTGGGCGCAGCGCTGCGTGGCCGAGCACCGGCGGCTGACGGAGGAGCGGGTCGGCAAGCCGTATCAGGCGCTGTACGGCGTGGTGCAGGGCGCGAACTACGAGGATCTGCGCCGGCATGCGGCCGAGCAGATCGCGTCGCTGGACTTCGACGGCGTGGGCATCGGCGGCGCGATCGAGAAGCGCATCATCGGCAATACGTGCGCGTGGATCTGCGATGCGATGCCGGAGAACCGGCCGCGCCACGTGCTCGGCATCGCCGCCGTGGACGACATCTTCGCCTGCGTGGAGAACGGCGGCGACACCTTCGACTGCGTCGCCCCGGCGCGGTGCGGCCGCAATGGCGCGATTTTCACGCGCGACGGCCGGTACAACGTCAAGCGCGCCGAGTTCAAGGCCGATTTCGGCCCCCTGGAAGAGGGATGCGACTGCTACACGTGCACGCACTATTCGCGCTCCTACGTGGACCATGCGCTGCGCGCCCGGGAATTCAACGGATTCACGCTGGCGACGATCCACAACGAACGGTTCTTCGTCAAGCTGCTCGACGACATCCGCGACTCGATCGACGGCGGGTACTTCGACGAATTCCGCGACGCGACGCTGGCCAGGTTCTACGCGAACGGGTCGCGGGGCTGA
- a CDS encoding trypsin-like peptidase domain-containing protein, protein MSPVTAPADTTDTANATSADAQGTASGAGEQPTVTLPASAAAPSGDQPTVQMPPTADTPNYAAAAGETTVVSNQNAGDAQQSQQQPQYRPAPEYGAYGPTPTQPQQPQQQPQQSGTQANPNQPFGGLFGQQNPMGQSNAANGQQHGGHNPFRNPFLAGQQNQNNGQGQQGQNPQNQGQQNGSQPPFPPFGANGPMTNGSQPGRPGVSQGSKTVNGVIVAVVAALVSAALCLGVGYTAITNGWVKVPTTSSLTSVDSNKSGSGSATVKSGESVDWTSVASSVSNSVVSIQTVLSNGTAKGSGAILDTEGHIITNNHVISGAQQIQVTLANGTMYSAQVVGTDSTTDLAVIKLDNPPSDLKPVEFADSDKLAVGENVMAIGNPLGYDDTATTGIVSALNRPVTVTDDNNNEVVTNAVQIDAAINPGNSGGPTFNGAGQVIGINSSIASTATSSDSAGSIGIGFAIPSNLVKRVANEIVKDGSVKHVALGVTIKSATVEADGVTRGGAQIATSSTGGSAVVSGGPADKAGLKANDTIVAFNGNAVSNNYSLLGYVRASALGDKVTLTIVRDGKTMDVDVTLDQEESSVNGSGSSKSNGNNQNNQNDQNGNGSNGYGNGSDGYGNGSNGQNGGGSGDDGGFSDPFGLW, encoded by the coding sequence ATGTCTCCGGTGACGGCACCGGCGGACACGACCGATACGGCAAACGCGACCTCCGCGGACGCGCAGGGCACGGCATCCGGCGCCGGCGAGCAGCCGACCGTGACGTTGCCGGCTTCCGCAGCCGCGCCGTCCGGTGACCAGCCGACCGTGCAGATGCCGCCGACCGCCGATACGCCGAATTATGCGGCTGCGGCGGGGGAGACCACGGTGGTGTCCAACCAGAACGCCGGCGACGCGCAGCAGTCCCAGCAGCAGCCGCAATATCGTCCGGCGCCGGAATACGGCGCGTACGGTCCGACCCCGACTCAGCCCCAGCAGCCTCAGCAGCAGCCGCAGCAGTCTGGCACGCAGGCCAACCCGAACCAGCCGTTCGGCGGCCTGTTCGGGCAGCAGAATCCGATGGGGCAGTCGAATGCGGCGAACGGCCAGCAGCATGGCGGTCACAATCCGTTCCGCAACCCATTCCTCGCCGGGCAGCAGAATCAGAACAACGGCCAAGGCCAGCAGGGGCAGAACCCCCAGAACCAGGGCCAGCAGAACGGTTCGCAGCCCCCGTTCCCGCCGTTCGGCGCGAACGGGCCGATGACGAACGGTTCGCAGCCGGGCCGTCCGGGCGTCTCCCAGGGGTCCAAGACCGTCAACGGCGTGATCGTCGCCGTGGTCGCCGCGCTGGTGTCCGCCGCCCTGTGCCTGGGCGTCGGCTACACGGCGATCACCAACGGCTGGGTGAAGGTGCCGACCACCAGCTCGCTGACAAGCGTGGATTCCAACAAGTCCGGTTCCGGCTCGGCCACCGTCAAGAGCGGCGAATCCGTTGACTGGACGTCCGTGGCGAGCAGCGTGTCCAACTCCGTGGTCTCCATCCAGACCGTGCTGAGCAACGGCACCGCCAAGGGCTCCGGCGCGATTCTCGACACCGAAGGCCACATCATCACCAACAACCACGTGATCTCCGGCGCGCAGCAGATCCAGGTGACGCTCGCCAACGGCACCATGTACTCCGCGCAGGTCGTTGGCACCGATTCCACCACCGATTTGGCGGTGATCAAGCTCGACAACCCGCCGAGCGATCTGAAGCCCGTGGAGTTCGCCGATTCCGACAAGCTCGCCGTCGGCGAGAACGTGATGGCCATCGGCAACCCGCTCGGCTACGACGACACCGCCACCACAGGCATCGTCTCCGCGCTGAACCGCCCGGTGACCGTGACCGACGACAACAACAACGAGGTCGTCACCAACGCCGTGCAGATCGACGCGGCCATCAACCCCGGCAACTCGGGCGGCCCGACGTTCAACGGCGCCGGCCAGGTGATCGGCATCAACTCGTCCATCGCATCCACGGCGACGTCGTCCGACTCCGCCGGTTCGATCGGCATCGGCTTCGCGATCCCGTCGAACCTCGTCAAGCGCGTGGCGAACGAGATCGTCAAGGACGGCTCGGTCAAGCACGTCGCGCTCGGCGTGACGATCAAGAGCGCCACGGTCGAGGCTGACGGCGTGACCCGCGGCGGCGCGCAGATCGCCACCTCGTCCACCGGCGGCTCCGCGGTCGTCTCCGGTGGCCCCGCCGACAAGGCCGGCCTGAAGGCCAACGACACCATCGTCGCCTTCAACGGCAACGCGGTGAGCAACAACTACTCGCTGCTCGGCTACGTGCGCGCCTCGGCTCTCGGTGACAAGGTGACGCTCACCATCGTGCGCGACGGCAAGACCATGGATGTGGATGTGACGCTCGATCAGGAGGAGTCGTCCGTGAACGGCTCCGGCAGCTCGAAGTCGAACGGCAACAACCAGAACAACCAGAATGACCAGAACGGCAACGGTTCGAACGGGTACGGCAATGGCTCCGACGGCTATGGCAACGGTTCGAACGGCCAGAACGGCGGCGGCTCCGGTGACGACGGCGGCTTCTCCGATCCGTTCGGCCTGTGGTAA